The Mucilaginibacter rubeus genomic interval CTCGACAATTATAGCCAGCTTACTGTGAAGCTAACCGTTCCCGATACGGCAAAAGCATATGTCGTTGAGCTTTTAAGCGAAGACAAAAAGCTTATTCAAAGTGATGCCATTACTAAAAGTACCTCGCTGGTTTATAAGGGTATTTTGGCAGCCAAATATTACGTCAGGATCATTTATGATGAAAACAAAAACGGTAAATGGGATAGCGGTAACGTAAAGCTAAAACGGCAACCCGAAAATATCTGGCTGAACGAAAAACTCATCACCCTGCGGCCAAACTGGGAAGCCGAAGAAACGGTCACTATTCCAAAAGAAAAAGTTACTCCTTAAACCAGCCGGAGTACATAATATAATTTTGAGGCAATTGCTTCAACATAGCCCTTTGCTCATCAGTAAGGGGCTTTATTTTTTTTGCAGGAATACCGGCATATAAATACCCTGACTCACAGATGGTATTTTCCAACACCACAGCACCTGCAGCTATGATCACAAACTCATTTACAACCGCGTGATCCATCACAATAGCACCCATGCCTACCAAAGTATGGTCGTGCAGAGTACAGCCGTGTACAAGCGCGTTATGCCCTATAGAAACACTGTTACCTATATTGGTTGGGGCTTTCAAATAAGTAGCATGGATCACCGCGCCATCCTGAATATTGGTATTATTACCTATTTTAATATAATGGACATCGCCACGGATCACGGCGTTAAACCATACCGAACAATTATCACCCATCACCACATCCCCAACTATAGTACAGTTTTCGGCAATAAAACAATCATTACCCCAAACAGGGCTTTTATCTTTTACAGGCAAAATAACAGGCATAGATTAATTATTAAATGGTAATTTAAAAATCCGAAATCTAAATTCCGAAATCCGAAATTTTAGTTATGTTTGAATATAAAATAAGCGAAAATAGCTCAGTCGGTAGAGCGTCAGTTTCCCAAACTGAAGGCCGCGGGTTCGAATCCCGTTTTTCGCTCACTCACAAAATTTTCCTTAAACAATCGTCATTGCGAGGTAGGAAGCAATCGCGAGCTGTACAGGGCGGACCTGCTTGTAGGGGATTGCTTCGTACCTCGCAATGACGGTTTATATATTTACTTTTTTTAAAATACCGTATCCTGTACCTTATCAGCATGTTCAGGATAATCAGTAGTGTAATGCAATCCTCTACTCTCCTTACGTAGCATAGCCGATTTTACTACAATAAA includes:
- a CDS encoding gamma carbonic anhydrase family protein gives rise to the protein MPVILPVKDKSPVWGNDCFIAENCTIVGDVVMGDNCSVWFNAVIRGDVHYIKIGNNTNIQDGAVIHATYLKAPTNIGNSVSIGHNALVHGCTLHDHTLVGMGAIVMDHAVVNEFVIIAAGAVVLENTICESGYLYAGIPAKKIKPLTDEQRAMLKQLPQNYIMYSGWFKE